One Ornithodoros turicata isolate Travis unplaced genomic scaffold, ASM3712646v1 Chromosome15, whole genome shotgun sequence DNA window includes the following coding sequences:
- the LOC135372449 gene encoding uncharacterized protein LOC135372449: MSPFFIEKAVASLSKNVTGTKRMRSGDLLLKCVSERDSKTILNATEMMGHKISASLHKTLNTCRGVISLSELIDVPAEDILVNLKDQQVIDVRKIKSRRNNEYITTRNVILTFDTPVLPEKLKVGYLTTDVRPYIPNPLRCFKCNRFGHAAGACTGRPCSARCGQEGHETKECDRAEHCVNCSENHPSYSRSCPKWKAEKEVLHLKVTLNISYIEARRRVSAFYADKAKEKPRITRATQTQVQSTKTQTDITPTVLPTTSVTPPEAVVSQLSSSSVEKISMDCDDDSSSERSLVSTSSQSQKKTVKGLSVNGSLPDISDKELAEARKKTPRQKITAPKK; the protein is encoded by the coding sequence ATGTCGCCCTTTTTCATCGAAAAAGCGGTTGCATCACTTTCAAAAAATGTGACAGGGACCAAACGCATGAGGTCTGGCGACTTACTGCTCAAATGTGTATCCGAGAGGGATAGCAAAACAATTCTGAACGCGACAGAGATGATGGGGCACAAGATCTCAGCGTCTCTACATAAGACACTGAATACATGCCGAGGCGTCATTTCCCTGTCTGAACTGATCGATGTGCCAGCTGAAGATATTCTGGTGAACTTGAAAGACCAACAAGTTATAGACGTCCGCAAGATAAAAAGCAGACGAAACAACGAATATATCACCACTAGGAACGTTATACTTACGTTTGACACACCGGTGCTACCTGAGAAGCTTAAGGTGGGGTACCTAACAACCGACGTTAGGCCTTACATACCCAACCCTCTTCGTTGCTTTAAGTGCAACCGCTTTGGACACGCTGCAGGTGCATGTACAGGCCGCCCCTGTAGCGCACGTTGTGGGCAGGAGGGACACGAAACCAAGGAATGTGATCGTGCTGAACATTGTGTCAATTGTTCTGAGAACCACCCCTCTTATTCTCGGTCTTGTCCAAAATGGAAAGCCGAAAAAGAGGTTCTACATCTTAAAGTGACACTTAATATAAGTTACATTGAGGCAAGAAGAAGGGTATCAGCATTTTATGCAGACAAGGCTAAGGAGAAACCAAGAATAACACGCGCAACACAAACACAGGTACAATCCACCAAAACGCAAACTGACATCACACCCACTGTCTTACCAACTACATCCGTGACGCCACCTGAAGCTGTGGTGTCACAACTGTCATCGTCCTCCGTGGAGAAAATCTCTATGGATTGTGACGATGACTCGAGCTCGGAACGCTCATTGGTGAGCACGAGCTCACAATCACAGAAAAAGACTGTCAAGGGTTTGTCTGTGAATGGTTCGCTCCCAGACATCTCTGACAAGGAACTGGCAGAGGCCAGGAAGAAAACCCCTCGACAGAAAATAACTGCGCCAAAAAAGTAG